In one Fluviispira vulneris genomic region, the following are encoded:
- the nadE gene encoding NAD(+) synthase, translating to MKIAIAQIRVLSENCKQNFETMKSYIEQALRQNANLIVFPEMSLPGYFNGDIWEQNSFLRECEFYNNKISELSKDVDIIFGSVGIDWKRKNEDGRVRKYNAVFHAQNGQFQINKKSNYPFWIKALMPNYKEFDDSRYFFDLRKLAFERKCKVIDLYEPLILKFEKKKIKVGVTVCEDGWSQDYDVSPFKIYSSRYKHDFFVNLSCSPFTRGKQEKRENIFSKECIKNKIQIFYVNCVGIQNIGKTVFGFDGSSSFYNSVGDVINLCGFFTEELKVIDLDLATNEVKNNEKIKCLKALSIVEETQKSLEYIIQKCLEEWKINRVVIGASGGIDSALSAVIFSRILGAQNVYLVNMPSKFNSQLTINAAKKLAENLGCPYASVGIEDSVNLSAEQLENLKFINATAQPQMTKLVFENIQARDRGGRILAALAQSLGAVFSCNANKTELSVGYSTLYGDQAGFLCPLADLWKHDVYSLAYFYNETIYKMQVIPRETLDVVPSAELSAEQNVLENKGDPLIYNYHDFLFRSWVEHWERKTPEDCLNAYVDGTLEKMIGCEKGLVRKLFPTVQEFTRDLERWWYNFVESGVIKRMQAPPVIAISPRAYGFDLREHIRKVVFTHTYMNLKKKLLN from the coding sequence ATGAAAATTGCCATAGCTCAAATCAGAGTGCTCTCGGAAAATTGCAAACAAAATTTTGAAACGATGAAAAGCTACATAGAGCAAGCATTGAGGCAAAATGCAAATCTTATCGTTTTCCCAGAAATGTCTTTGCCAGGATATTTTAATGGAGACATTTGGGAACAAAATTCTTTTCTGAGAGAGTGTGAATTTTATAACAATAAAATATCTGAACTGTCCAAAGATGTTGATATTATATTTGGATCGGTGGGGATCGATTGGAAAAGAAAAAATGAAGACGGGCGAGTGAGAAAATACAATGCTGTTTTTCATGCACAGAATGGTCAATTTCAAATAAATAAGAAATCAAACTATCCATTTTGGATAAAAGCCCTAATGCCAAATTATAAAGAGTTTGATGATTCACGGTACTTTTTTGATCTTCGAAAACTTGCGTTTGAAAGAAAATGTAAAGTTATTGACCTCTACGAACCCTTAATCTTAAAATTTGAAAAAAAGAAAATTAAAGTTGGTGTTACTGTTTGTGAAGATGGCTGGAGTCAAGACTATGATGTCTCTCCATTTAAAATATATTCTAGTCGGTATAAGCATGATTTTTTTGTTAATTTAAGTTGCTCTCCTTTTACTAGAGGAAAACAAGAAAAAAGAGAAAATATATTTTCAAAAGAGTGTATAAAAAATAAAATACAAATATTTTATGTTAATTGCGTCGGTATTCAAAATATAGGAAAAACAGTTTTTGGTTTTGATGGTTCTTCATCATTTTATAATTCGGTAGGGGACGTGATTAATTTATGCGGATTTTTTACTGAAGAACTAAAAGTAATAGACCTTGACTTAGCAACAAACGAAGTAAAAAATAATGAAAAAATAAAATGTTTAAAAGCATTATCAATTGTGGAAGAAACACAAAAGTCCTTAGAATATATAATTCAGAAGTGTCTTGAGGAATGGAAAATTAATAGAGTCGTCATTGGAGCAAGCGGGGGAATAGACTCAGCTCTAAGTGCAGTGATATTTTCAAGAATATTAGGAGCCCAAAACGTTTATTTAGTTAATATGCCATCTAAATTTAATTCGCAATTAACTATCAATGCTGCAAAAAAACTCGCAGAAAATCTTGGTTGTCCCTATGCAAGTGTGGGAATAGAGGACTCTGTAAACTTAAGTGCAGAGCAATTAGAAAATCTCAAGTTTATAAATGCAACAGCGCAACCACAAATGACAAAATTAGTGTTTGAAAATATTCAAGCTCGGGATAGGGGCGGACGTATTTTAGCTGCATTGGCTCAATCTTTGGGGGCTGTGTTTTCATGTAATGCAAATAAGACTGAGCTATCGGTTGGGTATTCAACTTTATATGGTGATCAAGCTGGTTTTTTGTGTCCTTTAGCTGATTTATGGAAACACGATGTTTATAGTTTAGCCTATTTTTATAATGAAACGATTTACAAAATGCAGGTTATTCCAAGAGAAACTCTTGATGTCGTTCCAAGTGCTGAACTGAGTGCTGAGCAGAATGTTTTAGAGAATAAAGGAGATCCATTAATTTACAATTATCACGATTTTCTTTTTCGTTCTTGGGTCGAACATTGGGAGAGAAAAACGCCTGAAGATTGTTTAAATGCATATGTTGATGGTACTTTGGAAAAAATGATCGGTTGCGAAAAAGGATTGGTTCGAAAACTATTTCCTACTGTCCAAGAATTTACTAGAGATTTAGAGCGCTGGTGGTATAATTTTGTCGAATCTGGAGTGATTAAACGTATGCAAGCTCCACCTGTAATTGCCATTTCACCAAGGGCTTATGGTTTCGATCTGAGAGAACATATTCGTAAAGTTGTTTTTACTCATACATATATGAATTTAAAAAAGAAACTTTTGAACTGA
- a CDS encoding ABC transporter substrate-binding protein — protein sequence MKLKCTKIITCAFTSFIAFATNTHALAIDAKVGVLLPLTGSQAFYGKEAKNGIDLARQELSSSDIDLKIVVEDTQSTPVEAAKGMNKLITSDRVNVVIAEVISSNAIAAASISEKAKIPMLSPAATNDTVTLGKKYIYRTCFIDSFQGVVMAKYAKEHLNAKNAIILEDSDSDYSKGLSNNFKATFENEGGKILKVLKYSQKDTSFTSQLGDVRRSKPDILYIPGFHQQVGVILREAEDLGIKSKKLGGDGWYTPDLRSIAKEAVNGGIISTHFYSPESKDSENNVNPHVKAFVDAYQAEYKAMPSAHAALGYDSYKIIHSVITEIKAAKSKKSEAITSEEINTALAKLKNFKGITGTITMDKNHNPIKPAVILEYIQNGYKFKASINPQ from the coding sequence ATGAAATTAAAATGTACCAAAATTATAACTTGCGCTTTTACATCTTTTATAGCTTTTGCGACAAACACTCACGCTTTGGCTATCGATGCAAAAGTAGGAGTTCTGTTACCTTTAACGGGTTCCCAGGCTTTTTATGGTAAAGAAGCAAAAAATGGAATTGATCTCGCTCGGCAGGAACTCTCTTCTTCAGATATCGATTTAAAAATAGTTGTAGAAGACACTCAAAGTACCCCTGTAGAAGCTGCTAAAGGAATGAATAAATTAATCACTTCAGACCGAGTAAATGTCGTAATTGCAGAAGTAATTAGCTCCAACGCAATTGCCGCAGCTTCCATTTCTGAAAAAGCTAAAATTCCAATGCTCTCTCCTGCTGCGACAAATGACACTGTCACTTTAGGAAAAAAATATATTTATAGAACTTGTTTTATCGACAGTTTCCAAGGTGTCGTTATGGCAAAATATGCTAAAGAACATTTAAATGCAAAAAATGCTATTATCCTTGAAGACTCAGATTCTGATTACAGCAAAGGACTAAGCAATAATTTTAAAGCTACTTTTGAAAACGAAGGTGGAAAAATTTTAAAAGTTTTAAAGTATTCACAAAAAGACACAAGCTTTACATCGCAACTCGGTGATGTGCGCAGATCAAAACCTGATATTCTTTATATTCCCGGATTTCATCAACAGGTTGGAGTCATCTTACGGGAAGCAGAAGATCTTGGTATAAAATCTAAAAAACTTGGTGGTGATGGATGGTACACACCAGACCTAAGATCAATAGCCAAAGAGGCTGTTAATGGTGGAATTATTTCGACTCATTTTTATTCACCGGAAAGTAAAGATTCAGAAAATAATGTTAATCCACACGTCAAAGCCTTTGTCGATGCTTATCAAGCTGAATACAAAGCAATGCCAAGTGCACATGCAGCATTAGGCTATGATTCTTATAAAATTATTCATAGTGTAATTACTGAAATCAAAGCAGCCAAATCTAAAAAATCAGAAGCTATAACTTCTGAAGAAATCAATACTGCATTAGCTAAATTAAAAAACTTTAAAGGTATAACAGGAACCATTACTATGGATAAAAACCATAATCCGATAAAACCGGCAGTTATACTTGAATATATTCAAAATGGATATAAATTTAAAGCAAGCATAAATCCACAATAG
- a CDS encoding 1-acyl-sn-glycerol-3-phosphate acyltransferase, which translates to MMRLLAFILCRIFFKRISVSGTPYTGGSAIWAANHSSGIVDPAVMLGLAPVTIRPLAKHTLWEMPVMKQILQITKAIPVTRLQDIKKDVQAQKEMLQQGNFDPDWRAKANNEAFQAVGDALLKGDCILIFPEGVSHDDPYIYKFKTGLARMALQAMSRANDENFHVVVQPVVIDYSEKDEFRSELNLHYCEPVVITSADNSVNDIMDGVRESLEAGFASFFSWDEKRNWRFLFELSYGRQAYSSREFRIFVEKLRPEFDVDPILMARIQTMRRMMQAVNVSPIQLVWGDVNYKRRNFFWVIFRHGWFYLFLTLPIEFLGTIVWAIPSKFCESLAKKSTSDRDVRATMKIAHGMWFFPLWAFFTSSVFTYLLGAYLPHINKIVIWVAFLILTPTFLALSLMVRESINFFPGFLRLAKLRFFFPRGWYELMKEWREISDGVMLKIKSQEESKKPKQN; encoded by the coding sequence ATTGTAGATCCCGCTGTGATGCTTGGATTGGCACCTGTCACAATTCGACCACTTGCTAAGCATACCCTTTGGGAAATGCCTGTGATGAAACAAATACTACAGATCACAAAAGCAATACCTGTAACACGCTTGCAGGATATCAAAAAGGATGTGCAAGCACAAAAAGAAATGCTGCAACAAGGTAATTTTGACCCCGATTGGCGCGCAAAAGCAAATAACGAAGCTTTTCAAGCCGTCGGTGATGCGCTTCTAAAAGGGGATTGCATTTTAATCTTTCCAGAAGGCGTCAGTCATGACGATCCTTATATTTATAAATTTAAAACAGGCTTAGCGCGAATGGCATTGCAAGCAATGAGTCGTGCTAACGATGAAAATTTTCATGTTGTCGTTCAACCCGTGGTCATAGATTATTCTGAAAAAGATGAATTTCGTAGTGAACTCAATTTGCATTATTGTGAACCAGTCGTGATCACTTCAGCCGATAATTCAGTCAACGATATTATGGATGGAGTTCGAGAATCATTAGAAGCAGGTTTTGCAAGTTTTTTTAGCTGGGATGAAAAAAGAAACTGGAGATTTTTATTTGAACTTTCTTATGGTCGACAAGCATATTCATCACGTGAATTTAGAATTTTTGTCGAAAAACTTCGCCCAGAATTCGACGTAGACCCGATTTTGATGGCACGTATACAAACTATGCGCCGCATGATGCAAGCCGTTAATGTATCCCCCATTCAACTCGTCTGGGGAGATGTGAATTATAAACGGAGAAACTTCTTTTGGGTTATTTTTAGACATGGTTGGTTTTATTTATTTCTAACCCTTCCTATTGAATTTTTAGGAACAATTGTTTGGGCAATTCCTTCTAAATTTTGTGAATCACTTGCAAAAAAAAGTACCTCCGATCGCGATGTCAGAGCTACCATGAAGATTGCTCATGGTATGTGGTTCTTTCCACTTTGGGCTTTTTTTACATCATCTGTATTTACATATCTGCTAGGCGCCTATTTACCTCATATTAATAAAATCGTAATATGGGTTGCTTTCTTAATCTTGACTCCTACATTTCTTGCTTTGAGTCTGATGGTGAGAGAAAGTATTAACTTCTTCCCAGGTTTTTTAAGATTAGCAAAACTCCGTTTCTTCTTCCCCAGAGGGTGGTATGAGCTCATGAAAGAGTGGAGAGAAATCTCTGATGGAGTCATGCTTAAAATTAAATCCCAAGAAGAATCTAAAAAACCTAAACAAAATTGA
- a CDS encoding Trp family transcriptional regulator, whose translation MIQLRSHKTSKEIIQFLQEIHCKDLNSIECEQLLKVFLTPAEIDAIAQRVQIVDLISKGVAQREISEKLGVGIATVTRGSRMLQENPDLLSRVFPRISDSF comes from the coding sequence ATGATTCAATTAAGATCTCACAAAACCTCTAAAGAAATAATTCAATTTTTACAAGAAATACATTGCAAAGATTTAAATTCAATTGAATGTGAACAGCTTCTTAAAGTATTTTTAACCCCTGCAGAAATTGATGCTATTGCACAAAGAGTTCAAATAGTTGATTTAATTTCTAAAGGGGTTGCTCAACGAGAAATTTCTGAAAAACTTGGAGTGGGCATAGCTACTGTCACACGTGGAAGTAGAATGCTCCAAGAAAATCCAGATCTTTTAAGCAGAGTCTTCCCAAGAATCTCCGATTCTTTTTGA
- a CDS encoding ABC transporter substrate-binding protein has product MTFQSSVKEKVYYSILALFCLTFFAKVHALEVKVGALLSLTNTLAAYGQDAKKGIELALEQMPKSDVKLIIIYEDTQSTPSESAKAINKLIVSDKVRVVIGEMTSSNTIAAASIAEKEKIPIISPSSTNDSITFGKKYIFRACFIDSFQGYVMSNFALHNLKAKKAIVIEDADSDYSKGLSQSFRNDFEKNGGKIIKVLYYSQKDTSFTAQLAEVRRLKPEVLFIPGFHQQVGVILREAKDLQISAKILGGDGWDTPELRAIAKGAENGAYISNHYSTDSENVVLKNFIIAYQKKYKSSPSAYAALAYDSINIVLSAIKKSNSDNPEKIRTAMSEIKNFAGVTGTITIDQNHNALKPAVVLEYVKDGYKYITSVDPIQKQKTKL; this is encoded by the coding sequence ATGACTTTTCAATCCAGTGTTAAAGAAAAAGTATACTACTCTATTCTGGCACTATTCTGTCTTACTTTTTTTGCAAAGGTGCATGCATTAGAAGTGAAAGTAGGAGCGCTCCTATCACTGACAAACACTTTAGCAGCTTATGGCCAAGATGCTAAAAAAGGTATTGAACTGGCTCTAGAGCAAATGCCAAAATCCGATGTGAAATTAATCATTATTTACGAAGACACACAAAGCACTCCTTCAGAATCTGCGAAAGCAATAAATAAATTGATTGTCTCAGATAAAGTTCGCGTTGTCATAGGTGAAATGACGAGCTCCAATACAATTGCAGCTGCATCGATTGCAGAAAAAGAAAAAATTCCAATTATATCTCCTAGCTCAACTAATGATTCCATCACTTTTGGGAAAAAATATATTTTCCGCGCATGCTTTATAGATAGTTTTCAAGGCTATGTGATGTCCAATTTTGCCCTTCACAATCTGAAAGCAAAAAAAGCTATTGTCATAGAAGATGCAGATTCCGATTACAGTAAAGGATTGAGCCAAAGTTTTCGCAATGACTTTGAAAAAAATGGTGGCAAGATAATTAAAGTCTTATATTATTCTCAAAAAGATACCAGTTTTACAGCTCAGCTTGCGGAGGTTCGCCGTTTAAAACCAGAAGTCTTATTTATTCCTGGATTTCACCAACAGGTTGGAGTGATTCTCCGCGAAGCTAAAGATCTGCAAATATCGGCAAAAATACTTGGTGGTGACGGTTGGGACACGCCCGAATTAAGAGCAATTGCTAAAGGCGCAGAAAATGGAGCTTATATATCAAATCATTATTCCACAGATTCAGAAAATGTCGTCCTTAAAAACTTTATAATAGCATATCAAAAAAAGTATAAATCCTCTCCAAGTGCATATGCAGCTCTAGCATATGATTCAATTAATATTGTATTAAGTGCAATTAAAAAATCCAACTCTGATAATCCTGAAAAGATACGAACTGCAATGAGTGAAATAAAAAATTTTGCCGGTGTTACAGGTACTATAACCATTGATCAAAATCACAATGCCCTTAAGCCTGCAGTTGTACTCGAATATGTGAAAGATGGGTACAAATATATTACGAGCGTAGATCCTATCCAAAAGCAAAAAACTAAACTATAA
- a CDS encoding ABC transporter substrate-binding protein, producing MKSFSKRNFFLAGCALTSSFAFSLNAMSVEARIGIILPLTGTQAFYGKEAEKGIKIALEELQKSEPSLKVFIEDSASSPSESAKAMHKLITSDKVIAVVGDMTSSNTIAAGSIAEKEKIPIITPSATNDTITDNKKYIFRTCFKDSFQGVVMANFSLKNLKAKTAIILEDSDSDYSRGLAENFKATFEKDGGKILKTLKFSQKDTTFTAQLGDVRKRKPDILFIPAYHQQVGVIIREAKDLQIKSTLVGTDGWNTPELRKIAEGHEDGSYFSTHYSPDNKENPSLQKFIKVYSEKYEAQPSAFSALGYDTLKILYTAIENAKITETEKTKASEKIRNALSNIKDFSGVTGNITMDKNNNAIKPAVILQFVPNGFKFVTSILPQQKSE from the coding sequence ATGAAATCTTTTAGCAAACGAAACTTTTTTTTGGCAGGATGTGCATTAACTTCAAGTTTTGCATTTTCACTAAATGCAATGTCTGTTGAAGCCCGTATTGGGATCATACTGCCGTTAACAGGAACTCAAGCGTTTTATGGCAAAGAAGCAGAAAAAGGGATTAAAATTGCTTTAGAAGAACTGCAAAAATCTGAACCTTCCCTTAAAGTCTTTATAGAAGACTCTGCTAGTTCTCCATCCGAATCAGCAAAAGCTATGCATAAACTTATCACTTCAGATAAAGTTATAGCGGTCGTTGGTGACATGACAAGTTCTAACACAATTGCCGCCGGCTCAATCGCAGAAAAAGAAAAAATTCCAATCATAACTCCAAGCGCAACAAATGATACCATTACAGATAATAAAAAATATATTTTTAGAACTTGCTTTAAAGATAGTTTCCAAGGCGTTGTCATGGCTAATTTCAGTTTAAAAAACTTAAAAGCTAAAACAGCAATTATCCTTGAAGATTCTGATTCTGACTATAGCAGAGGTTTGGCGGAAAACTTTAAAGCAACATTTGAGAAAGATGGCGGTAAAATTCTAAAAACTTTAAAATTCTCTCAAAAGGATACAACTTTTACAGCGCAATTAGGGGATGTACGAAAAAGGAAACCCGATATTCTTTTTATACCCGCATACCATCAACAAGTTGGAGTTATTATACGTGAAGCTAAGGATTTACAAATAAAATCGACCCTGGTTGGAACAGATGGTTGGAACACTCCTGAGTTACGTAAAATTGCCGAAGGGCACGAAGACGGCTCCTATTTCTCAACCCACTACTCTCCAGATAATAAAGAAAATCCATCCCTACAAAAATTCATTAAAGTCTATTCCGAAAAATACGAAGCTCAGCCGAGCGCCTTTTCTGCTTTAGGATATGACACATTAAAAATCCTATATACAGCAATTGAAAACGCAAAAATCACTGAAACTGAAAAAACAAAAGCTTCTGAGAAAATAAGAAATGCACTTAGCAATATTAAAGATTTTTCTGGAGTCACAGGAAATATTACAATGGACAAAAATAATAATGCAATTAAGCCTGCCGTTATTCTACAATTTGTTCCAAATGGTTTCAAATTTGTCACTTCAATTCTTCCTCAACAAAAAAGTGAATGA